The genome window ATAATCATATAATTGGTGGTCaaaaattttgctgttttttgGTCACTATAATTAGTTTGACCATTGAAggcaataaaatgataaataagccAAGAGATCCGCAGAGGAGGGTAGGGTCTATGttgtattcatttttgtatcttccAGGCTATGATAGTATTTGGCATACAGTAGCAATTCAAATGACtcttgagtgaataaatgaaagaatgaggcAAAAGACTGGAACTGGCACCTCTCAGAAAAAATGTGGGTAATCAATAAATCTTTGAGAACAGGATCAACTTCTTTcatgatcagagaaatgcaaactaaaacaaaagagATATTAATACCCTTTACACCCATCCaagtggaaaaatggaaaaatctgacaatatcaagtgttgaCAGGAATGTAGAACAATAAAAGTCTTATATACTAATGGTGGGAATGTACATTGGTGcaataaaatatattggaaaacaTTTGGTATTATCTAGTAAAGTTGGAGGTTCCCATACTCAATTCAATTCCCTGGAAATCCCCAAGGATGTGTACCAGGAGATGTGTATAAGAACAttcatagcagcaccattcataatGGACCCAAACTGAAAGCAACTTAAATGTCCACCAAGAGTATAGTGGCTAAGTATATGGTGGTATAGTTATACAATGCAATACTATagagtagtaaaaaaaaaaaacacacaattgAATTGCATCTTGTCTTATCAACATGATGAATTCcaggaaaataatgtttaatttaataagaaattcAAATACAGTATGATCCCATTCTATTAATgcatgaagttttaaaatgctaaattaaaaatattgtttattgatATACATAGATGGTAAACTATACATAAAGCTGGTTACTCCTGAAGAATGGAGAAATGGTTTGAAAAGAAGCACACAGGGGGCTTTTAAAGTACTGGCAGTGCTAAGGTGGGTGGTTAGGTacacaagtatttattaattctCACTTGATTATTTATGCCTTATATGTATGTTATGCTATTCCTTGGTATCAattcaatatttaattaaaataacaaattaaaagtaTTGAATGATAATGTTAACTCTTTGGGATTATGGCATGCAAGTAATATTTAGTTGAGCAAAATTCCACTCTCCTCTTATCTCTATTGCCACAGTTTAAAATGGTGCTTTTCTAAAGTAGGAAAATTCCAGGCAAGCTGAAAATGgtaaatgtgaaaataaaccACAAGGTGGCATCCTGGTCTCATGTCTTATTGTGATTCTTTGCTCCAAGTAATGGCATATACCTTTGaaatgttgaggattttttttgttttttctgttagTTTCTTTCTTGTAGTATCATCAATTGTGTTTGGTTTTACTTGTATATATAATGTGCTATTagattaaattttgggggaagccattcaaataaatttaatgcaaCAAGTATGCTGGTCCAGCAtatgacattcattcattcattcattcctcattcagtcagtcatgcattcatatatttattcctttaaccaatgtccacaaatatttgttaagcttCTTGTCTGTACCAGACAGACAAAGGACAAAGGGGCCCTGGAGACTCAATGGTGAACAAAAACATAGTCACTATCATTTGCTTTCAATGTAGTGGTGGAGACAGTAATCACAATCACAAATTTAAATTATGACTGTAAAATTTTgtgaaggaaaaaggagaaatgtgtGGCTCACGCAATTTTGCAATGAGGTTTTGAATCAGCTGGGGGTGTCAGTAGAATGATCCATTTGTTGAGATCTGAAAAATGAAGACGCGTTACCTTggtaaaaaggagagaaaggaactgTCAATGGAAGGGACATGTTGCGCAAAGCCTTGTGGCAGGAGGGAGTGAGGAGACTGGCAGGAGCTGAAAGACAGCCACGCGGACTGGAGGGCAAGTCAGAGGTGGCAGAGAGAGGTGAAGAGGGGCCTAAGAAGTGGGCAGGGGACAGACATTGCCTGGCCTTGTAGTGAGGTTAAGAATTTTATCTTCACACTAAGCGTTAGGGAGCCACAGCAAGGAGGGTGCAGGAGCAGCTCACAGCCTATGCTGGATCACTGGAGAGTCAGTAGTTGCATCAGACTGCACATACGAGAGATTCCACCCTGAGTACTAGATAGCAGCACAACTCTGCTCACCTGTGTGTGATTAGCTTTTTGATAGTGGGGGACACCATTTAAAAACAGTAATACAATTTCAATCTCGGCCACATGTATTAGagttaagatttttcttttaagggaACATGACCCCATTGTGTTTATTTTGAATCAGACTAAACACCATTGCTTTTGAAGATAGGAAACACAAAGTGTGCTGTCTTAAcaaaaaaatatacctttttaGCTCAtccacaagaaaattaaaaactttggccatgtaaaatataaaatatatgaaaaagatgtTTACCTTATGGTTGCATTATCTCAGAAAGAGCCATGTATTAGAAATCAGGTGACCTGGTTCATGTGACTGTGGGAAAGTAATATGTCCatgttattaatttaatataaagaaaatggatATTGGGGGACTACCTTGGGATGAACTTGAAAAAAGTGTGTGAGTGGGAAAGTAGAAGTTGTGTGTAAGACCAGATGAGACTTAATGCcaggcaggcacagtggtgcatgcctgtaaatCCCAGCTGCgtggaggccaaagcaggaggatttcttgagcccaggagttctaggccagcctgggcaacatagtgagactgtgtctcaaaaataaaataaaaaataataaaacaaaacaaaaaatgggaCAATGTGCAtcttaagacatttttaagaaacaaatttgaaTAAGCTGCACTACCACTTATTGATAATATATACTATGTGCCAAGTCATttgaacattatttcattttatcttcagaaATCCTTGgggatagttttttttaaaaaacccatctTATGAATGAGAAAAAGCTTATGCATATTCATTAATTTGTCTAAAATCACATAGCTAATATATCTCAAGATGTATCCGGACTTGTCTGATTTCAGAACCTGTCCTTAGTCATtacactattattatttattacactTTTTGAagtattaagatttttaaaaatgacttacaAATATTGCATACAAATAAATTCACTAGAATTATAAATATTGATTTCAAGTTATTTATAAGTGCTCTGTTGAATAAGCACCAAGAATTTTAATAAGCTCCTACATCTTAAATAAAACTGCTTAACAGACATGATTTACATAATTAACCATGCATCATCCTAGATATGGCTGTGAAGATGCACTGTCATTGAGCAAACAACCTCcttgttaatatttctttacCATATCAGTAGAGGATACACTTACAGAATTTTAACCCATAAgctacacattttaaaaaaacaattaggcAAATAACTTTCACCACTTCTCTCACTATGTCATATCCTGAAGACAAACAATTTGCcaacttttgtttcttcttttgtctcaAGCTCCAGATACTGAAAGTAAAGAGGCTGTCTGGTGGATCTTGGTGTTTGGGGAAGTGGCTAAATGCATTTATATTGAATTATTGTTCCTGTGTTGTTTTGTCTGTGGCTCCACTCTTGGGAATCTTTGGGGTTTGAGGATCACATCAAAGAAGTAGCTCTGGTGTGAGAACCGGTCAGTGTGGCCAGATAATTCACAGGTTGAGTGCTGAGACCATTCCCACGATAGCCATGGTCAGGAGGCACTTGgtgtttttctgttctcttggTGCAGCCCATATGCCTTAAGTTTGCTTAATGATTCAGCAGTGATAGACTCATAAAGATCTTTTCGATGGGTCCAATGGCCCCTCAAGCCTCTCTACTGTAGCAGTAAAGGATATGTGTCACTATAGGCAATGCTTGTCCACTAAGCTTGGCTATAGCCTCATCTGATGATCATCAGGCTGcatgtggtttgtttgtttgttttgagttttttagagacagggtctcactatgttgcccaggctggagtgcagtggctattcataggcatgATCACggtgcactgcagccttgaactcctgagctcaagtgatcctcctgcttcagcctcacgAGCAGCTGAGACTACTAGCATATGCCGCCAGGCTTCAACTTGCACATGGGTTTTGATGGTGTTATTAAGACCACACTCTACCATTTGTACTGTTCTAAGCTTATCTTTTTGCCGTCAGAAAgatgtcaaaataataaaataaatctaataggGACTGCTTGTGAGACAAAAGTGACTAGCTTAGTTCCCATCTAAGAGTGGCTTGTAACTGTGACAGAGAAATGTgttataataagagaaaaatatggtCTGTGTGCCTCTGTGTTTTGCCCTCCTGATTGCAAACACATCTCCATCATCTTGCCAGATCCCCAAGAAGCCGATTTAATGCAGCTGTGCTGGGACAGACTGGCTAGGACAAGGGAAAAAGCCAGCCACTGCTGGCTCAGGAGGAAGTCTACACAAACAGAGTCATGCAAAGCTCCGGTGGTATTGTTTTGGTGAAAAAAAGTCTTTAGGTTCTCTGTAATTAAGggaaaaggttaaaaaagaagTGCTGAAAGATCTAGGAAGCAGAGTTTTACAGTATGGTAAACAATATTCAGCTTGATAGCTTATAATCAGGAAAGGAGGGGTTAACTCAATTAAGATAGTTGTTTTTGGAGTTTAGAATTTATCACTGCACTTATACAAGTGATGCATTATGAATAATAGCCATTCTTcgcaaaatacttttttcttcatgAGAAAATGTGTCTTCGTTTTCATTGTAATGAAAACACAAAGCTATTACAATGCAAACTTGATGCAAGAAACTTTAGAGTTAAGCGCCAAAGTTATTCAACCTCTTTGTATCCCTAGAAAAAGGCTTATAATGCATTCTCTTACACACACGTAACATTTCATATGCACGAATCTCTTCATTCTCACAGATGAACAGAATGACAACAGAAGTGGAGGAAACTGAATATTTATAGAAGGCTCAGAACATATAAGAATGTCTCTGgcctgagatttaaaaaaattatatgcatattaaTTGTTAACTGCTATAAAAAACATTCTTAACTATGGGCCAAAGAGTTTCGGTTAGTTAGAAAGCCCTTCCTGCTAATGAGAACTGTTAAAGTTAATGGGTTGCTGGGCAGATCTTCATAGGCCAAATGAAGAATGTTGTTTTATGGCATGATAGACCTCGAGTGTACAAACATTCAGAATAATCCagcattctcccctcccccccaaaaaaagaaacaactcttTATCTTTTACATCCAATGGAAGAATGgggatgattttgtttttcaaattctaTTTACTTGGCACCTTGTCTTAACAATTCGCCATTTTGCCTCACCTTTGTCAACCACATTGAGTGAAATTATGGACTATTCTTTGGTGGCCTTATTCATAGGGTGATTTCATTGATTAAGATAAAGTAGTTGTGACCTGGTTTAAAGTTGACAAGTTAAAACTAGAGAATTCCCCAAATAACTCCCCCCTTATGTTGTAACATAGAATAACATGTGATTATTCCTTTTTCATGCTTTCATATATTAAAAGAGTGAAATGGAGGTTAACATTACAGATTTACTCTTGTCATTAGTCCAAAGTCGTCCCAGGCAGGTTGAAATCCTGGTAGAGTCTGAATGAGTCTGAGACCAAAGAAATAACAATGTCAAAAACCACCGCCTAAAGGTAAAAAATACGAATTTCAGTATCAGACGGGCCTGGGTTGAGTCCTAACTCAACCTCTTATGAATAGCCTTGGACAATTAACCACTTATTCTCCAATTCCTAACATGCAATTAAGTGTAATAATATTATCTACTTTATAGGACAGTTATGAGGCTTAAATGAGGAAAGAGATTTCAAACACTTAGCATAAGCCTTAGCACAGAGAACAACTGAAGAGTATTAGCAGTTAGTACACATTcgattttcttttttagaccCGCATCTTACAGTGGGTGGTTCTGACAGTCATATAGCAGAGGACCCGATTCCATGACCAATGCCATTTCTTTCCTGTCCTTTGAAGTTAGAGGTGAGGGAGCCGTGGGAAAAAGCACCACCTGGTGCCTAGAGAAACATTTCCCATATGCCTCTGTGCCCTCACTTGAGATTGTCTGTCTGTGTAAGCTCAGGGGCTTTTCTTAAGATTTTCCATCCAAGTTCAAAGACTTACCCTTCCAAAGAATATGAGCTATAGTCGCAGTTTATGATGTCATGTTTGCTGTAAGGCTTTGTTGTAGTTGCTGAAATAATCACAACCTCAGCCATTGCTTAGATCTTAAAAGAATTATAAGGGGAAGTCAAGCTCCATTCTTAAGTAAAATTCAGCAGAACTACTAGTAGTAGTCCCATTGGGcaatgaaaagaggaaaagttttaaaaatacatctatcTTTAGATCATTAGGCTTACACAGTCAATCTTGATTCTTTGCTTTGACTAGGACTGGGTCCTAATGAGATAACCTTTAAAGTAAGCTAATTCGGCCACATTTTAATCTACGTACAATGCTAGCCATGAGTTTCtaaaattgcatttattgtgAGTACAATATTGTGTTATTGCATTGCCTCATATccaagatgcattttttttttcatttttctgataattagGCAGTTTTATGATTACTGTGGAAAGGTATGTTGTAGtggttctttttccttaaaaactgaTCTTCAACCAATAATATATCTTACAACTGATGGAGTCTTAGATTCATGGgaataaagaattctaaaattataCTGTTTTGTGATGATGTTATCTAAGATGATTACTCTTTGTGATAATTTAGAGATTGGAAAAAGGAAcaatttgaataaattaaaaagacaatccaaAAGGCTTCATTAAGTTTGGTAATACACGTGCACAAGTGGATATGAGAACCATCACTCTAGttaacatttggatttttttatgtttcaacaTTACTTTAAAAGCCCACCAGAGTTCTTCAAATATGGTAGGaaatattatatttgtaatagcaaaagatcTGAAGAAGAGCAAAAAGCTTCCCCCACCAGCTCCCAGAAACCCCTTTCTTCACTGTCACTGCACCTCCTTCTTCTGAGGGTCGCTGTGGAGGCAGCCGTAGCTATCACCATCAGCCTGTACAACTGGACTTTCACATGCTACTACACACCATTCAAAACCTGACATATACAGTACAGTGCTGGGAACACAGTAGCTATTCAATAAATACCTTGTGGCTCACTAATGTGAAATACAAAACTGTGTTCTAATTAGACATACATGTAGTTTTTAACAGTTGGGGGAACCCAAATATCTAAAAAAgttccctttttccttttatccTACTAACGAccctttgagttaattttgggaCTTTTACACAAATAAAAGCCACAAGAGTAAATCAAACCCTAAAAGttctttttccctaaaataatGTAAAAGGCATAACTCCTTTAGTATTTTGGTAACAACATGAAAATTACTATACCTATAGGTGGAACACCACCTTCGAAGAACACTTAGATCAGAGATGGCAAACTCAATggttaatttaatataaatagtaaAGTGTAATGTTAAAAGCTGATGATGTGAAACATCGTATAGACCAATTAACTTGAAACAACTAAAATTACTGGCAATGATTACCTTTAAGAACACTTCCTATCAGCTATGTGTCCAGTTGACTTccaaatattttagttaaattgaaaaataataatccatgTATAactgggaagggaagaaaaaggggGGGAAGGCTgtttatcttgaaatattttatccaaatttaaaaatttcctgaTTTCTAAAACAGTTTACATTTCAAAAAAGGAGAAGTCCTCTGAATACTGACACTACAATAGGCACTGAATCAACTTTTTGATCATAAAATGTATATGTCTGCTATTCACAAATTGTGATTAAAAAGCAAACTCCAAATACTACtaaatccattttcttatttgctaCCTAATTCCATTAGAGCTATCTAAAGATATAAGAACTGAAGGGCTTAGAGACAGGAGAAATAAGATGATTTGTTTttgcacaattttttttaacctatttataGACAGGAGAAATTAGATAAACTCTATGCTTGGtttttcaaaaccaaaacaatataaAGCCTTTCCACTTTTTCCTTTGACAAGtgacaagaataataaaaatattctttttcattcttttcatgttGTTTGGCCCAATACCTTCAAGAATTCTGCAATAGCTTATTTTAGGCTCCACTGAAGAGGGGGAAATACCCACAAAATTTCCAcaccaagaaaagaaattgtcaCTGAAGTACAGAGGATTTACCATCAGGATATAAACAGATATGCCTATCCTGTACGTATGTGATGTTTAAAAAtgctacaaatgtttttgaattaTGAAATGTATGACACACTCTAGCTTATTATCATGTATTTGGTATTCATACTCTCATTTAGAAATCCTGTATTTGCATTTGCAAGAACCATGGTTAAGAATAAAAGTCAGAGGAAACTGATCACTTCTTGCCTCCAAATGTCTTACCTGACTATGCTTAATTTGATTTATAAGGtcagataaatgttattttcaagCCAGCTGTGAATTATATCAGTCAAATgattttgaaagagagaaagaaaagccatGGCTTAAATTATTAGCAAAGGAAGGCCTCACTTGAAATTCATGTCAACTTTCCATTCTGTAAAGCAATTCATCCAcataaaaatagtcaaaaagGACTTCATTTAATTAGTGATATGTAAAGATTCTTGCATAGAAAAAGGTTACAAAGTAATGCAAAAAGGACTAGGTacagtaattttaaaacaaatatttaaaagtataattttgcaTAATGTTTAACATTCTCataatatttattgctttctCCACACAGCAGAGAAATGAAGTGCATAATAATACATGCTGTGTCTCTTATCTTTCAAACATAAAGTCTCACGTGCTTGATTTCATTGTATTAAGAGattattttgtcaaaaaaaaatcaaaaaatcaaaaccacaacaccATATGTAGCACTAGTCTAGGTatggacaaaaataatttatgtacatCCCATTGCATACATTCATCTTGCTTTGGGATCAAATACAACCGCTACCTTgacaaagcatttaaaaatcgTGGCTTTTCTCTTCCCAATGCTCTCTCCTTGTTTTATCACCTCCAGAAATGCAACTTCTCCCAAAAGGTGACAAGAATAGATGTTGCACGTTATCAGGAGAAAATGAAGaggataaatatacaaaaatagtcCAAATGAAACTGAATAAATTAATCCAAACTCTTATAAACTGGAGAGTTTTCAAGTTGGCATGAATCAAATAGCCTCTGGTGGGCACATGGTAGGCAACTGCTCCTAGGTGcactatataaatgcaaaatttccATAAAGAAGCACCATATTTTGAGCCATCCAAAGAAAAAGTGCCTGGGGGCTTGCAGGCAGAGCAGAAATACTTGTTAATCTGAGCACTGATGGAATAATTGCTTATACCAATGCACTGCTAAATGTCACCACTTGGCAAGTCTGTAAAAAGGAAGCAAACTAAGATAAATCTAGCTCTTTCAACttggaaattattttcagtaatccTTTTGACCAGAAAAACCTGTGGCTTTCAGCTGAGTACTCTTCTCTGGAATTGAATTAAAATGTCTGTGGCCTATTGCAAGACTTCCGTCCCTTTCCTTTCTTAACCTAACTTCCACGCTCTTCTTTACTTGTGCAATGTTATATGTTCAGAAGAAAAGTTTCCTAGCTCAGGCACTTATGAAACATGAGTTTTTTCCCCCCCATCTAGTTTCGAGAGAATTCAGTCAGGGCATTATTTCTTCCCCACTTCAGACATACTGATGCACTGCTGGATGGTTCCGTCCATACACTTTCCAGGAAACTTCTAAATGGAAACAACTGTGAAGTTTTCAAAAGTTGCTGATGTCAGTTACCGAGCTGccttaaacaaacaacaaaaaaccaaaaaaaaaaaaaaaaaaaaaaaaaaagataataccaCATTTCCACTCGTGAGGTTTGTGTCTCAAATAGCTTTATTGTTCCTTTGTGGATCTGTAGGCATCTGGATGGCTACTTTCAGGGTGCAGAGGTTTTAAGCTGACTCTGAAACGAAGGACATTCAGTTACTATTGCAAGAAGTTCAAGGGAAATTTAGAAAGCTCCAACTTCTGTCCCCCAGGGTCGGTAAGGTTTACTGCTGGTTCCACCGCTCGTCTGCTGAGGGCTGGACGCGGCCGACACCGACAAGGGCGGGCTGATGGCTGTGGCTGCGGCCACCGCTGCAGCTGCGCTGGGGGGGAGCATGGGGAACGCCCCCGCGAAGGACAGAGGGAAGCTGTGTGCGGctgcggtggcggctgcggctgcggcaTGGACGGTGGCAGAGAGGGACAgcagagaggtggagagaggtgGCACGCAAGGGGCGACACTGCCCGTGGACGGCATTCGGAGGGCAGAGTCTGCGTGGGCAAACGTGGCTGTGAGGAGCGCAGAGCCATGGGCAGGAGGCACTTCTGAGGTCGTGGAGAGGCGACACGGGGTTGACTCCGAGGTGTGGAGTCCGTTGGGCTGGAGCAAGGCTGCGGGCAGATGGTGGAAGGCCGCGGCCCAGTGATGTGGATGGAGGGGGTGATGGTGGTGCGCCATGGAGGACGTCATTGCCGCCGCCTCCCGCTGGGACGCGCACGTGCTGAGATGAGAGACCAGCCGCACCCTCAGAGGATCCGAGGAGTCCAGGCCTTCCACGGAGCTCAGGTACCTCGCCACCTCAGTCAAGCACTCTCGGAACCCAATGCTCATGAAGTCCATGGCGAGAGCATGTGCATCGAAGTAGCCTAGAAGCGGGGGGTTGAGCAAagtgggggaaaggagagagattgAGAGGCAGGGATGGGGGGGGCAGATAAAATGATGCAGTTACCAAGAATAAAAGCTCACGGATGTTCCACTCTGTCCTTCAGAAGACTGAAGTCGATAATCCTTTCTGAAAACATTGCCTGttgtttatggttttaatttttttgctgaaGTTAAGGAAGTATACTTTGCAACTCCCGTATGTGACAACTCTGGTAATGCAATTTGCTACAGTTGTTCTTGCAACTAAATATCACAGTGGGGGGAAATTAAGAACGTCCAAGTTTCAAACActtccagagaaagaaaatggtgtCCCTCCTTTTGTATTGTGGGATTGTGAAATTCCCCAGGAAACGTTTTCATGGAAATACAGAGCTCtagtctgtctgtctctgtcacaGGAGTCGGAGATTAAAGGGCTTATCTGAAATATCCTTACCCTCTTGGCATTTTAACAGAGCGGCCAAGTGCATCTTAGCAGCGTGAGGACTTTCTTTAGAAATGCACTAGACTctcaataaatgcataaatgctTCTTGACTCACAATGTTTTTTtatcaacaaagtgaaaacatCTTGTCATAACTCTGTATTTAAAAAggtttaatgaaaacaaaatgaattttttatttaatttggttactaatttgaagattttatttttctgtcaagAATATAAGGCTGCTTTACTGATATGAATTTGCTATACTATATCTCCTAGGTTTTCTGAACTTCAAATATATATGTCCTTTGGTGGTTAGCTTACTTTTTGCTGGCACCCACCCaagaaaaaatgtgtattaattGTGTCAGTCTGTATGCACACACCCCTACATCTATGATTACTACCATAAAAATAGCTGAAGCTTGTTCACatttattagattttctttttaccCAGAGATAATATATGACAATAGAAAATGGCAACATCTGATTATTATAGTACCAGTTTAAAGAACAATGATAATTAAGCATTTGGGGAAATGTCACCCACTTTGAATAAGTGAACCAGTGAACTCTGGTATAAATACAAACATATCCTTTTAGATGCTTTTtaattgtaactttttaaaaagtaattttcaaaCCGAAAGTTTAG of Microcebus murinus isolate Inina chromosome 5, M.murinus_Inina_mat1.0, whole genome shotgun sequence contains these proteins:
- the HEY2 gene encoding hairy/enhancer-of-split related with YRPW motif protein 2 yields the protein MKRPCEETTSESDMDETIDVGSENNYSGQSTSSVIRSNSPTTTSQIMARKKRRGIIEKRRRDRINNSLSELRRLVPTAFEKQGSAKLEKAEILQMTVDHLKMLQATGGKGYFDAHALAMDFMSIGFRECLTEVARYLSSVEGLDSSDPLRVRLVSHLSTCASQREAAAMTSSMAHHHHPLHPHHWAAAFHHLPAALLQPNGLHTSESTPCRLSTTSEVPPAHGSALLTATFAHADSALRMPSTGSVAPCVPPLSTSLLSLSATVHAAAAAATAAAHSFPLSFAGAFPMLPPSAAAAVAAATAISPPLSVSAASSPQQTSGGTSSKPYRPWGTEVGAF